Genomic window (Streptomyces yatensis):
CCCGCCTGCGCGAGCGCCTCACGGGCGGCGTCCACGGCCATGTCCGACAGCCGCCAGGGGCCAGTCCGGCGTGGGTCCTCGATCTGGGCCGAGCGGTTCTTGCCGCGCGCGACCGCGATGCCGCGCAGCTCGTGCAGGCCCGACTCGCCCTCGCGCAGCGCCTCGAACAGCGCGGTGCAGCCGTCGCCGAATACGGTGACCGCGCCCATGCCCGTGATGACCACCGGGAAGCTCACGCTCGTCGCCCCCCGTCAATCCCGGGCGGCGGCGGTCCGCGCCGCGCGCTCGTCCACATAGGCGGCGAGCGTGTCGAGCGAGTCGACCAGCTCGACGCTGAGGTCCTCGTCCTGGATCTGTATGCCGAACTCGTTCTCCACCCAGATGAGGAACTCCAGCCCCATCACCGAGTCGATGCCGACCGCTTCGCGCAGGCCCGTGTCGGGCACCGCCTCGGGGGCGAGATCCAGCCGCAGTGATTCCACCAGCACGCGGCGCAGACGGTCCTTGGTGTCGTTCATCAGGCCTCCGTACGTTGTCGGGCGGCCCGGGAGGGCCGGATGTTGTGCCAGTCGTGGCTCGTGGGAGTGGCCGTCCGGCCCTCCGGGGCGCCCTGGTCGCTGATGGACCTGCGCGCAGTGGCCGCGGTCGCCGGATTGGTCGTCGTGACCAGATGGGTCGCTGTCACCGGATGGGTCGCCTTCTCACAGGTAGCCCATGGCGCCCAGCGCCTTGGCGGTCAGATCCTCTTCGCTCAGCCGCGCCGTCTCCTCGGGTCGCCCGGACGCCACCGCGGAGGCGGTCTCCCCGGGGGCGAGGAAGGTCCGTCCACCGTCAACGCCGTCCCGGCCATCCCACTGCAGCGGGCGGCCGTGGACGGCGGCCGGGAACGTCAGGC
Coding sequences:
- a CDS encoding acyl carrier protein, which produces MNDTKDRLRRVLVESLRLDLAPEAVPDTGLREAVGIDSVMGLEFLIWVENEFGIQIQDEDLSVELVDSLDTLAAYVDERAARTAAARD